A genome region from Solanum pennellii chromosome 12, SPENNV200 includes the following:
- the LOC107005616 gene encoding receptor-like protein 7: MTSIFLQSPHNIGRLTNLRHLNLSRSYFSGKIPTEISYLSSLVSLDLSSLLVYRLQLDQTTFETILHNLTNLEVLSLYAINISSPIPVNISSSSLRYLNLEFTNLRGTFTQSFFLVPKLENLKLGANDLLKGVLPKIHPSNTTLLELDISNTGISGELTDSIGTFSSLNILNLKGCRFSGSIPDSIGNLTQIRYLDFSYNHFTGHIPSTISQLKHLTYLSLSSNSFSGELPDIFSNLQELHYLYLSNNSFISSFPSKIVSLTHLECLDLSYNSMNGTIPSSVFSLPLLGLLWLNNNRFSGLPDELKTNPTLVRLFLSHNQLSGSFPQSLSNLTNLSILDLSSNNITVDEGNQITFPNLKVLMLSSCELKDFPHFLTNVKKLQALDISNNKICGQIPNWFSGIRWDNLYYLNLSHNSLTGHLPKFHFHNIGYLDLKFNFLQGPLPSSVCNMNYLQSLHLSHNNFSNSIPSCLGSMSSLKVLDLRRNNFTGSLPPLCAQNTSLRTIVLNGNQFEGTLPFSLLNCSNLEVVDIGNNAINDTFPAWLGTLQQLHVLILKSNMFHGPISTCQTTFCFPKLRIFDLSYNQFSGSLPAKVFGNFKAMIKLDTGQIKYMGPSQLSLYQSYEDSVSLVIKGQDIELERISTIMTTIDLSSNHFEGVIPKTLKDLSSLWLLNLSHNNLIGHIPMELGQLNKLEALDLSWNRLTGKIPRELTTMKFLAVLNLSQNLLIGSIPQGLQFNTFENDSYGGNLDLCGPPLSKQCETSDPSHVPQPLEYEDESYFFSGFTWESVVIGYSFGLVVGTVVWSLVFKYRKPKWFVEFFEGIYPKKMRRSMKRAQRRRT, from the coding sequence ATGACTTCAATATTTCTTCAATCCCCCCATAACATTGGCCGATTAACGAATTTGAGGCATCTCAACCTTTCTCGGTCTTACTTTAGTGGAAAAATCCCAACAGAAATCTCATACCTTTCCAGTTTGGTTTCACTTGATCTTTCTTCTTTATTGGTGTATAGATTACAACTTGATCAGACAACATTTGAAACAATACTTCATAACTTGACAAATCTGGAGGTACTTTCTCTCTATGCTATCAACATCTCATCTCCGATACCTGTGAATATTTCTTCTTCCTCCTTAAGGTACCTGAATCTTGAATTTACTAATCTGCGAGGTACTTTCACACAAAGCTTTTTCCTTGTACCAAAATTGGAAAATCTCAAATTGGGTGCCAATGATCTTCTCAAAGGAGTTTTACCAAAGATCCACCCGAGCAACACTACTCTATTGGAGTTGGATATTTCTAACACAGGAATCTCTGGTGAGCTGACTGATTCAATTGGCACCTTCAGTTCCTTGAATATCTTGAACCTCAAAGGATGTCGATTCTCTGGTTCCATTCCTGATTCCATTGGCAATCTTACACAAATTAGGTATTTGGATTTCAGTTATAATCATTTCACCGGCCATATTCCTTCCACAATCTCTCAATTGAAGCACCTCACATATCTAAGTCTTTCATCCAACTCCTTTTCAGGTGAACTTCCCGATATTTTTTCTAACCTCCAAGAGTTACATTATTTATATCTTTCTAACAACAGCTTCATCAGTTCGTTTCCTTCTAAAATTGTAAGCTTGACACATCTTGAATGCTTAGACTTGTCCTACAACTCAATGAATGGTACCATACCATCTTCGGTGTTTAGCCTCCCTTTGTTAGGTCTGTTGTGGCTCAATAATAATCGATTTAGTGGACTACCCGATGAGCTCAAAACAAACCCAACATTGGTACGCCTGTTTTTAAGCCATAACCAACTCAGTGGTTCTTTTCCTCAATCACTTTCGAATCTCACAAACCTTTCTATCCTTGACCTTTCATCGAATAACATCACTGTCGATGAGGGAAATCAAATCACTTTCCCTAACCTAAAAGTTTTGATGTTATCATCTTGTGAACTGAAGGATTTTCCACACTTCTTGACAAATGTAAAGAAACTTCAGGCCTTGGATATTTCTAACAATAAGATTTGTGGCCAAATCCCAAACTGGTTTAGCGGCATAAGGTGGGACAACTTGTACTACCTAAATCTTTCGCATAATTCTTTAACAGGCCACCTACCAAAATTTCATTTCCATAATATAGGGTATCTTGATCTTAAATTTAACTTCCTTCAGGGTCCACTACCTTCATCCGTTTGTAACATGAACTATCTTCAATCTCTACATTTATCACACAACAACTTCAGTAACTCGATTCCAAGTTGCTTGGGAAGCATGTCTAGTCTAAAAGTGTTGGACTTAAGAAGGAACAATTTCACAGGGAGTCTTCCCCCATTATGTGCGCAGAACACTTCATTGAGAACCATTGTCTTGAATGGtaatcaatttgaaggaactCTCCCTTTCTCGTTGCTCAACTGTAGTAATTTAGAAGTTGTTGATATAGGGAATAACGCTATAAATGACACATTTCCTGCTTGGCTCGGAACACTTCAACAACTGCATGTCTTAATATTGAAGTCCAATATGTTCCATGGACCAATTAGTACTTGTCAGACTACATTTTGCTTTCCCAAGTTGCGAATTTTTGATCTTTCGTATAACCAATTCAGTGGCTCACTTCCTGCAAAAGTTTTTGGAAACTTCAAGGCAATGATTAAATTAGACACAGGACAGATCAAGTACATGGGACCATCACAGCTGTCATTGTACCAATCGTATGAGGATTCTGTGAGTTTGGTGATCAAAGGCCAGGACATTGAGCTAGAAAGAATCAGCACAATTATGACAACCATAGACCTCTCGAGCAACCATTTTGAAGGTGTCATTCCAAAAACACTAAAGGATCTCAGCTCACTTTGGCTACTCAATTTATCCCATAACAATCTCATAGGTCATATTCCAATGGAATTGGGGCAATTGAATAAGCTTGAAGCGTTAGATCTCTCCTGGAATCGGCTCACAGGAAAGATTCCAAGGGAATTGACAACAATGAAGTTTCTAGCAGTCTTAAACCTTTCTCAGAATCTTCTTATTGGATCGATTCCTCAAGGTCTACAATTCAACACATTTGAAAATGACTCGTATGGCGGTAACCTTGATCTATGTGGTCCTCCTTTATCAAAGCAATGTGAAACGAGTGATCCATCCCATGTTCCTCAACCCTTGGAATATGAAGACGAG